In Halopseudomonas xinjiangensis, a single genomic region encodes these proteins:
- the secA gene encoding preprotein translocase subunit SecA, producing the protein MFAPLLKKLFGSKNERELKRMGKMVNAINALEESLNALSDEQLKAKTAEFKDRLAKGETLDNILPEAFALVREASKRVMGMRHFDVQLIGGMVLHEGKIAEMKTGEGKTLVSTLPAYLNALSGKGVHIVTVNDYLARRDANLMRPLHEFLGLTVGVVVPFQDPAEKRDAYRCDITYGTNNEFGFDYLRDNMAFRLEDKFQRELNFSIVDEVDSILIDEARTPLIISGPAEDSSKLYMQINLLIPKLTRGYPAEEGQEEVDGHYTIDEKTRQVELNEAGHQYVEELLTEAGLLPEGDSLYAAQNLNLLHHVHSALRAHTLFHRNVEYIVQNNQVLLVDEHTGRTMPGRRLSEGLHQAIEAKEGLQIQAESQTLASTTFQNYFRLYNKLSGMTGTADTEAFEFRQIYGLDVVVIPTNKPMIRKDFNDLVYLTIEEKFAAIAADIKDCMDKGRPVLVGTASIESSEVVSQLLKNEGIAHKVLNAKYHEKEAEIIAQAGRPGAVTIATNMAGRGTDIILGGSWEAEVNSLVDPTPEQVAQIKAEWQERHQEVLNAGGLHICACERHESRRIDNQLRGRAGRQGDPGSSRFYLSLEDNLMRIFASDRVKNFMKALGMEKGEAIEHRMVTNAIEKAQRKVEGRNFDIRKQLLEYDDVANEQRKVIYGQRNNILAAEDVSETIQAIRADVVTAAVSQYVPPQSLPEQWDVAGLEQHIANEFAIRLPLQQWLDEDDTLHEDGLRQRILDEVGKAYAEKEELTGSEALRTFEKQMLLRVLDDLWKEHLATMDHLRQGIHLRGYAQKNPKQEYKREAFNLFEEMLESIKHDTIRILSHVQVRREDPAEEEARMRRQAEELAQRMQFKHEQADAMAAPEADDDEPLADAAAQVTPITRDGPKVGRNDPCPCGSGKKYKHCHGQIT; encoded by the coding sequence ATGTTTGCGCCTTTATTGAAGAAGCTGTTTGGAAGCAAGAACGAGCGTGAGTTGAAGCGCATGGGCAAGATGGTGAACGCCATCAACGCCCTGGAAGAATCACTGAACGCCCTGAGCGATGAGCAGCTGAAGGCCAAGACCGCCGAATTCAAGGACCGGTTGGCCAAAGGCGAAACCCTCGACAATATTCTGCCTGAAGCTTTTGCGCTGGTTCGCGAGGCCAGCAAGCGCGTGATGGGCATGCGCCACTTCGACGTTCAGCTCATCGGCGGTATGGTGTTGCACGAAGGCAAGATTGCCGAAATGAAGACCGGTGAGGGCAAGACACTGGTCTCCACGCTTCCGGCGTATCTCAATGCGTTGTCCGGCAAGGGCGTGCATATCGTGACGGTCAACGACTATTTGGCCCGCCGTGACGCCAACCTGATGCGGCCTCTGCACGAGTTCCTCGGTCTGACGGTAGGTGTGGTCGTGCCCTTTCAGGATCCTGCGGAAAAGCGTGACGCGTACCGTTGCGACATCACCTACGGTACCAACAACGAGTTCGGCTTCGACTACCTGCGCGACAACATGGCGTTCCGGCTGGAGGATAAATTCCAGCGCGAACTCAACTTCTCGATCGTCGATGAGGTCGACTCCATCCTGATCGATGAAGCGCGTACCCCGTTGATCATCTCCGGTCCTGCCGAAGACAGCTCCAAGCTGTACATGCAGATCAACCTGCTCATTCCCAAGCTCACCCGCGGCTATCCCGCAGAGGAAGGGCAGGAGGAAGTTGACGGTCATTACACCATCGACGAGAAAACTCGCCAGGTCGAGCTGAACGAGGCTGGTCACCAGTACGTTGAGGAACTGCTGACCGAGGCGGGCCTGCTGCCCGAGGGCGATAGCCTGTACGCGGCGCAGAATCTCAATTTGCTCCACCATGTGCATTCCGCGCTGCGTGCGCATACGTTGTTTCACCGCAACGTCGAATACATCGTGCAGAACAATCAGGTGTTGCTGGTCGACGAACACACCGGCCGTACCATGCCGGGTCGTCGCCTCTCCGAAGGCTTGCACCAGGCCATCGAGGCGAAGGAAGGCCTGCAGATTCAGGCCGAAAGCCAGACGCTTGCCTCGACCACGTTCCAGAACTACTTCCGCCTGTACAACAAGCTGTCCGGCATGACCGGTACGGCTGATACCGAAGCGTTCGAATTCCGCCAGATCTACGGCCTCGATGTTGTTGTGATTCCAACCAACAAGCCGATGATCCGCAAGGACTTCAACGATCTGGTCTATCTGACCATCGAGGAGAAGTTCGCCGCGATCGCTGCGGATATCAAGGACTGCATGGACAAGGGCCGCCCGGTATTGGTCGGTACCGCCTCGATCGAATCGTCGGAAGTGGTTTCGCAGCTGCTCAAGAACGAAGGCATTGCGCACAAGGTGCTCAACGCCAAGTATCACGAAAAAGAAGCCGAGATCATCGCTCAGGCGGGTCGTCCCGGCGCAGTGACCATCGCCACCAACATGGCCGGCCGCGGCACCGACATCATCCTGGGTGGTAGCTGGGAAGCCGAGGTCAACAGTCTGGTCGATCCGACCCCCGAACAGGTCGCGCAGATCAAGGCCGAGTGGCAGGAACGTCATCAAGAGGTGTTGAATGCAGGTGGGTTGCACATTTGTGCCTGCGAACGCCACGAAAGCCGCCGTATCGACAACCAGTTGCGTGGCCGTGCAGGCCGGCAGGGCGACCCGGGCTCCAGCCGCTTCTATCTTTCGCTTGAAGATAACCTCATGCGCATCTTCGCCTCTGACCGGGTGAAGAATTTCATGAAAGCGTTGGGGATGGAAAAAGGCGAGGCGATCGAGCATCGCATGGTCACCAACGCCATCGAGAAGGCGCAACGCAAGGTCGAGGGTCGCAACTTCGATATCCGCAAACAGCTGCTCGAGTACGATGACGTCGCCAATGAACAGCGCAAAGTCATCTATGGCCAGCGCAACAACATTCTTGCTGCGGAAGACGTGTCAGAGACGATCCAGGCAATTCGCGCCGACGTCGTCACCGCGGCGGTCAGCCAGTACGTGCCGCCGCAAAGCCTGCCCGAGCAATGGGATGTGGCTGGCCTCGAACAGCATATTGCCAACGAGTTCGCGATTCGGTTGCCGCTGCAGCAATGGCTCGACGAAGACGACACGCTGCACGAGGATGGCCTGCGCCAACGCATCCTGGACGAAGTGGGCAAGGCCTACGCCGAGAAGGAAGAGCTCACCGGCTCCGAAGCGCTGCGAACATTCGAGAAGCAGATGCTGCTGCGCGTTCTGGACGACCTCTGGAAAGAACACTTGGCGACCATGGATCACCTGCGTCAGGGTATTCACCTGCGCGGCTACGCACAGAAGAACCCCAAGCAGGAGTACAAGCGCGAGGCGTTCAACCTGTTCGAAGAAATGCTCGAGTCGATCAAGCACGACACTATCCGCATCCTCAGCCACGTGCAGGTTCGCCGGGAAGATCCTGCCGAGGAAGAGGCGCGCATGCGTCGTCAGGCCGAGGAGCTGGCTCAGCGTATGCAGTTCAAGCATGAGCAGGCCGATGCCATGGCCGCGCCCGAGGCGGACGATGATGAGCCGCTTGCTGACGCAGCCGCCCAGGTGACGCCTATCACCCGCGACGGCCCCAAGGTCGGGCGGAACGATCCGTGCCCGTGCGGCTCTGGCAAGAAGTACAAGCACTGCCACGGGCAGATAACCTGA
- the argJ gene encoding bifunctional glutamate N-acetyltransferase/amino-acid acetyltransferase ArgJ has protein sequence MPVGLGPLPTLNPVPGFRLGIASAGIKRPGRKDVVIMEAAEGSTIAGVFTTNAFCAAPVTLCKKHLEHAPRYLLVNTGNANAGTGKPGMQAAVRTCGELARMVNVQPEQVLPFSTGVIGELLPADKIISVLPQALSNLSESNWADAAAGIMTTDTVPKGASRQVTIDGQTVTVTGISKGAGMIRPNMATMLGYIATDAKVAQPVLQQLVREAADLSFNRITIDGDTSTNDSCMLIATGKAAITEITEAGSAAYQQLADVVKSVMLELAQAIVRDGEGATKFVTIKVNGGGNRDECLDVAYAVAHSPLIKTALFASDPNWGRILAAVGYAGVPELDVEKIDVYLDEVCIAQHGGRAASYTEEQGARVMAQEEITIRIELGRGDYSETLWTTDLSHEYVRINAEYRT, from the coding sequence ATGCCTGTCGGTCTCGGTCCCTTGCCTACGCTCAACCCTGTTCCTGGTTTTCGCCTTGGTATTGCTTCTGCTGGCATCAAGCGTCCCGGGCGCAAGGATGTAGTGATCATGGAGGCGGCCGAGGGGTCAACGATCGCCGGGGTGTTCACCACCAACGCGTTCTGTGCCGCGCCGGTTACCTTGTGCAAGAAACATCTGGAGCATGCGCCTCGCTATTTACTGGTCAACACCGGCAATGCCAACGCCGGCACGGGTAAGCCGGGCATGCAGGCGGCAGTGCGCACCTGTGGAGAGCTGGCGCGCATGGTAAATGTTCAGCCCGAACAGGTGTTGCCGTTCAGTACCGGCGTGATAGGCGAACTGCTTCCGGCCGACAAAATCATTTCCGTGTTGCCGCAGGCTCTTTCCAATCTAAGCGAGTCAAACTGGGCAGATGCTGCCGCCGGTATCATGACTACCGATACTGTTCCGAAAGGGGCAAGCCGGCAAGTCACCATTGACGGCCAGACCGTGACCGTCACCGGTATCTCCAAAGGCGCAGGGATGATCCGCCCGAATATGGCGACCATGCTCGGCTACATCGCTACCGACGCCAAGGTCGCGCAGCCTGTGTTACAGCAACTCGTGCGCGAAGCGGCCGATCTGTCGTTCAACCGCATCACCATTGACGGCGATACCTCGACCAACGATTCCTGCATGTTGATCGCCACCGGCAAGGCGGCGATCACTGAAATTACCGAAGCGGGAAGTGCGGCCTACCAGCAGCTTGCTGACGTAGTGAAGTCAGTCATGCTCGAACTGGCCCAGGCCATCGTCCGCGATGGCGAGGGTGCTACCAAGTTCGTCACCATCAAGGTGAACGGTGGGGGTAATCGCGATGAGTGTCTGGATGTCGCCTATGCGGTGGCCCATTCTCCGCTGATCAAGACCGCACTGTTTGCTTCGGACCCGAACTGGGGCCGCATCCTCGCCGCGGTCGGCTATGCAGGCGTTCCCGAGCTGGACGTGGAAAAGATCGACGTCTACCTGGACGAGGTATGTATCGCTCAGCACGGCGGTCGCGCCGCCAGCTACACGGAAGAACAGGGCGCGCGGGTCATGGCGCAGGAAGAGATCACCATCCGGATCGAGCTGGGGCGCGGCGACTACAGCGAAACCCTGTGGACCACCGACCTCTCGCACGAGTATGTGCGGATCAACGCCGAGTACCGGACCTGA
- a CDS encoding GspH/FimT family pseudopilin encodes MARFIAYQGGSAGMKSRGFTLLELMVALVVLGIAVSIAVPSFSSLIDRQRIDSSLDVLLRGLRTARQEAIERNRPITVAPPAGGWSVGWRVFIDDNANGSYDDGERLLREELQPTPINIHAASSIANYVRFNPQGESELLNGGFQAGTFRFCPQDESSKGRLLVMNRVGRLRTASDVIDPSYCSADG; translated from the coding sequence GTGGCCCGATTCATCGCTTATCAGGGAGGATCGGCAGGCATGAAATCTCGTGGGTTTACGTTGCTGGAATTGATGGTCGCGCTTGTGGTGCTAGGGATTGCGGTGAGCATTGCCGTGCCTTCCTTTAGCAGTCTGATCGACCGACAGCGCATTGATTCGAGTCTGGATGTGCTGCTGCGTGGATTACGTACCGCCCGGCAAGAGGCTATCGAGCGTAACCGACCCATCACCGTTGCTCCACCCGCTGGCGGATGGTCGGTTGGCTGGCGGGTTTTCATCGATGATAATGCGAATGGATCATACGATGATGGCGAACGCTTGCTTCGGGAGGAACTACAGCCGACGCCAATCAACATTCATGCAGCGAGCTCTATCGCGAACTATGTTCGCTTCAACCCGCAGGGCGAATCCGAGCTGCTCAACGGCGGCTTTCAGGCTGGGACGTTTCGCTTCTGTCCGCAGGATGAATCTAGCAAAGGCCGGTTGCTGGTGATGAATCGCGTTGGGCGGCTGCGGACGGCCAGCGACGTGATCGATCCGTCTTACTGTTCGGCAGATGGTTGA
- a CDS encoding GspH/FimT family pseudopilin — MRSVKGFTLVELMIVVALVAITATIAVPNFNNLIQNNRVQSQAEDLNALFQYARSESAIRKRSVTVSIDEATGEIDVAAGDGTVLRNTTLDINAVDFVASHDSLTYRPNGTSTVNNFRSLICRDNDPADGYEITVAGSGSSRISAKGKTVSGTSLGGCTL; from the coding sequence ATGAGAAGTGTGAAGGGCTTCACTTTGGTTGAGTTGATGATCGTCGTCGCGCTGGTGGCTATCACGGCTACCATCGCGGTTCCGAACTTCAACAACCTGATCCAGAACAATCGCGTGCAATCGCAGGCGGAAGATCTGAACGCATTATTCCAGTACGCACGGAGCGAGTCCGCTATACGCAAACGTAGCGTGACGGTGAGCATCGATGAAGCAACAGGCGAGATCGATGTAGCCGCAGGCGATGGCACGGTCCTGCGCAACACAACGTTAGATATCAACGCGGTTGATTTCGTTGCTAGCCATGACTCGCTGACGTACCGGCCGAACGGTACGTCCACGGTAAACAACTTCAGGAGCCTGATATGCCGGGACAACGATCCGGCTGACGGTTACGAGATCACAGTGGCTGGTAGCGGATCGTCGCGCATCAGCGCAAAAGGCAAAACTGTTTCGGGGACGAGCTTGGGAGGTTGCACTCTGTGA
- the pilV gene encoding type IV pilus modification protein PilV, translated as MKRLTNGFSLLEVLITILLTAIGILGMVAMQGQAIRHTQDSVQRTHAVMLANDLMEIIRARPSVLADLQAGVQNADSPLFSALASTAPNDCVQLGANNLMSNQVGCWAQKVRRYLPGAGNAANSFHACFSTTPGACDNAGAIVEIQIAWEGIGGECMSGNETVCIYRFRSQI; from the coding sequence GTGAAGCGCTTGACGAATGGATTCAGCTTACTTGAGGTGCTCATAACAATCCTGCTTACCGCTATCGGTATTTTGGGAATGGTGGCGATGCAGGGGCAGGCGATTCGTCACACTCAGGATTCTGTCCAGCGCACGCATGCGGTGATGCTTGCGAACGATCTGATGGAGATCATCAGAGCGCGTCCGAGTGTTCTCGCCGACCTGCAGGCTGGCGTCCAGAACGCCGACTCGCCGCTTTTCAGCGCATTGGCAAGCACGGCGCCAAACGATTGCGTTCAACTTGGCGCGAACAACCTCATGTCGAACCAGGTTGGTTGCTGGGCACAGAAAGTCCGAAGGTATCTACCTGGAGCTGGGAATGCAGCCAACTCGTTCCATGCGTGTTTCTCTACTACCCCGGGTGCTTGCGATAACGCAGGAGCGATCGTCGAAATACAGATTGCTTGGGAAGGTATCGGTGGAGAGTGCATGAGCGGAAACGAAACCGTTTGTATCTATCGCTTTAGGTCGCAGATATGA
- a CDS encoding PilW family protein, translated as MLIFEEELYRTGYRARPDAEYAEIFRTETVGQCSFAAGEVINFSSNSQRLCVRYQPNVPGVTACDGNDLTAGGEPYSESVAPAVVALQVDNGNLLCNGEVIVANLVDFKMEFGVSSEGVRETEQFKLAPAATDRIRSVRYAALIKSRSTNLADQTNSSQYAAWREKWYDGESSAPTDRALYMVTENTIALRNLSQ; from the coding sequence ATGTTGATTTTTGAAGAAGAACTTTACAGGACGGGCTATCGAGCGAGACCGGACGCCGAATACGCGGAGATCTTCCGCACCGAAACGGTCGGGCAGTGTTCTTTCGCTGCAGGCGAGGTCATCAATTTCAGCAGCAACAGTCAACGTCTTTGCGTCCGCTACCAACCGAACGTTCCGGGCGTCACTGCCTGCGACGGCAACGACCTGACTGCCGGCGGTGAGCCGTATTCGGAATCTGTAGCTCCTGCTGTCGTAGCTTTGCAAGTCGATAACGGAAATCTGCTGTGTAACGGTGAAGTGATCGTGGCGAACCTGGTGGATTTCAAAATGGAATTCGGCGTCAGCAGTGAAGGAGTGAGAGAAACGGAGCAGTTCAAGCTTGCTCCAGCGGCCACTGATCGTATCCGCTCGGTCCGCTACGCCGCTCTTATCAAGAGTCGTTCGACCAACCTCGCCGACCAAACAAACAGTAGCCAATACGCTGCGTGGCGGGAGAAGTGGTACGACGGAGAGAGCTCTGCGCCTACTGATCGAGCCCTGTATATGGTTACGGAAAACACCATCGCTTTGAGGAACCTATCCCAATGA
- a CDS encoding pilus assembly PilX family protein, which translates to MNARDFRRNQSGVSLVVALVFLLILTMLAVTNMREVSLETRITGNLVDEKRLFNSAEAGLKDGEFRTIGTLRKIPGEYSIEAALVPLDAVQTCASLAAKQPCLLKRDPTFEQDFASLQNYSPDDVSTLEDDVDWYALPAPSGASRGESENPEYGNMTQGIGIFRYEINSRAISDTGGDTRLRSTVSRVYN; encoded by the coding sequence ATGAACGCACGCGATTTCCGGCGCAACCAGAGCGGCGTTTCGCTAGTTGTGGCGTTGGTTTTTTTGCTCATTTTAACGATGCTTGCTGTAACCAATATGCGCGAGGTTTCCTTGGAGACGCGAATCACCGGGAATCTTGTGGACGAAAAGCGCTTGTTTAACTCTGCTGAAGCCGGCCTAAAAGATGGAGAATTCCGCACTATCGGCACCCTCCGAAAAATCCCTGGTGAATACAGCATCGAGGCGGCATTGGTTCCGTTGGATGCTGTTCAGACCTGCGCTTCGTTGGCTGCTAAGCAGCCGTGTTTGCTGAAGCGTGACCCAACATTCGAGCAAGACTTCGCAAGCCTGCAAAATTATTCTCCTGACGACGTCAGTACCCTCGAGGACGATGTCGACTGGTACGCGCTACCGGCTCCAAGTGGAGCTAGCCGTGGCGAGAGCGAAAATCCTGAGTATGGGAATATGACCCAAGGCATCGGTATTTTTCGCTACGAAATCAACAGTCGGGCCATTAGCGATACTGGCGGTGACACTCGACTTCGTTCCACCGTTTCGCGCGTCTACAACTGA
- a CDS encoding pilus assembly protein: MNTSFKSLGTPIAAVLYFVCFQGVNAAALDVSQKPLILVDSVAPNLVVTLDDSGSMWRAQVPDTSEGRHDRRGKSAAWNPLYYDPSITYEIPRGLDTSGNVVNFNTSFTQAWHNGFDTSQGSVDLSGSYKVDWYCDHNSFANCTYTSNSIGGQLGRNPTSDFRYDEHYSEVREREIDGDARSCDASIYRCEEYKDWRGRTRYRVYWVYTETGTRTVDKTAVGVPAYYYTLNAGCMKGTADENCYSKVDVSASSGPSGIDERQNFAIWYSFYRDRGLATISAAHLAFYTLPDDMRLTWQALNRCTAVNSTQSACRDNKFRRVNDQHKGNFYTWLRNITFGSGTPLRGALSNAGEFFKGNDAWAFNPNPVGGTTVTSPEYSCRASYHIMMTDGIWNGNSDIVTPSRADNSSFTLPDGTAYNGSRAPFADNTTKTLADYAMHYWANDLKGTLDNEVKPYTPFRGASDTATYWDPRNNPATWQSMSNFMVALGLGNAMNNANIPWSGSTFEGNGYQNLVGGTAWPAAGSDNNNNVYDLWHAAINSRGEFFSADSPEDLTKAFKDILNRIAERQSTAAASGSTTSVSADDPSDPYNLTIVNRSFFPEFDSSDWSGDVKRRDIERGLNGTYVRKDVWSAKAKLNATAENARNILMAGGAAASGLHNFTYDHLTNEQQTLFNVNPDSASGTVDNRGAARVSYLRGSRTGEGVATADFRRRGSVLGDIINSTPVVVGAPSYIPYLADDIDGEDGDYLAFREANKNRPELVYVGGNDGMLHAFLAGKTATDENGNETVVHEGGKEAFAFVPSVLIDKLPKLTAQSYKGGAHQFYVDGSPVVRDVYINGTWRTVLIGTLRAGGKSVFALDITSPGEDGSGVKLLWEISDQTEGYANLGYTFPQPEVARLHTGEWAVLLGNGYDSANDAASMFIIDVADGSLVRELVVDNGENTVNGLSGVRGADNNGDGVADYAYAGDLRGNLWRFDLSRSVTEEEADPFDTSVQGTVSAGSFGVSYGGQPLYTARYPAAADDLRIQSITAPPSLVRHPTRRGYLVIFGTGKFFETDDAAGDIEKANSVYAIWDRNTRAESTSTAPTLTRASLQQQTIAAEQVNTFSNSDGGSQTWNVRTVSENPVRWYADGTTRAEEANDANVSKWGWFLDLRVQGQALKGEMMLDRMLARGTSLIFGTLTPNDDPCADGASYWAYTIDARSGARTVRPALDFNGDGRFDSGDTISNVPPSGYGTDSPISLGKDGTIISAGGQTQFNPSPELQGRQSWQVVPLDIANGTEEDAEEEL; this comes from the coding sequence ATGAATACATCCTTTAAATCGCTTGGAACCCCCATCGCTGCGGTTCTCTATTTTGTTTGTTTTCAAGGTGTCAACGCTGCGGCTCTAGATGTAAGCCAGAAACCGCTTATCTTGGTGGACTCGGTGGCTCCAAACCTCGTCGTTACGCTCGACGACTCGGGGAGTATGTGGCGTGCCCAGGTTCCGGATACCTCGGAGGGCAGGCATGATCGCCGCGGGAAGTCTGCGGCATGGAACCCACTTTATTATGATCCTTCCATCACGTACGAGATTCCTCGGGGTCTGGACACTAGCGGCAACGTGGTGAATTTCAACACTAGTTTCACACAAGCCTGGCATAACGGGTTCGATACCAGCCAAGGATCGGTGGATCTAAGTGGGAGTTACAAGGTCGACTGGTATTGCGACCATAACAGCTTCGCCAACTGCACCTACACAAGCAACTCGATTGGCGGACAGCTAGGCAGAAACCCCACAAGTGATTTTCGGTATGACGAACATTATTCCGAAGTGAGGGAGCGGGAAATTGACGGCGACGCTAGGAGTTGCGATGCGTCGATTTATCGTTGTGAGGAGTATAAGGACTGGCGGGGCCGCACGCGTTACCGCGTATACTGGGTATATACCGAGACCGGAACCAGGACGGTAGATAAGACCGCGGTTGGAGTGCCAGCGTATTATTACACGTTGAACGCAGGCTGCATGAAGGGCACTGCCGACGAAAACTGTTACTCCAAGGTAGATGTGTCGGCCTCCTCTGGTCCTAGCGGGATCGATGAGCGGCAGAATTTTGCGATCTGGTACTCGTTCTACCGTGATCGTGGCCTCGCCACGATTTCCGCGGCGCACTTGGCTTTCTATACTCTTCCTGATGACATGCGGCTTACTTGGCAAGCCCTAAACCGCTGCACTGCTGTCAATTCGACGCAATCCGCTTGTAGGGATAATAAGTTCCGGCGGGTCAACGATCAGCACAAAGGCAACTTCTATACTTGGTTGAGAAATATCACCTTCGGTAGCGGCACCCCGCTCCGAGGCGCTTTGAGCAACGCTGGCGAATTCTTCAAAGGAAATGACGCCTGGGCATTCAACCCGAACCCCGTCGGTGGAACGACCGTTACCAGCCCTGAATACTCCTGCCGCGCCAGTTATCACATCATGATGACGGACGGTATCTGGAACGGAAATAGCGACATCGTCACGCCGTCCCGGGCAGATAATTCCTCTTTCACGCTACCGGACGGCACCGCATATAACGGAAGTCGCGCACCCTTCGCAGATAACACGACGAAAACTCTCGCTGACTATGCGATGCATTACTGGGCGAACGATCTGAAAGGCACTCTCGATAACGAGGTCAAGCCTTATACCCCCTTCCGCGGGGCAAGCGACACCGCGACTTATTGGGATCCGCGCAACAACCCGGCAACCTGGCAGAGCATGAGCAACTTCATGGTCGCGCTCGGCCTTGGAAATGCGATGAACAACGCGAATATTCCGTGGTCCGGCAGCACGTTCGAAGGGAATGGGTACCAGAACCTCGTTGGTGGGACGGCTTGGCCAGCGGCTGGCTCAGACAACAACAACAATGTTTACGACCTTTGGCACGCTGCGATTAACTCCCGCGGCGAATTCTTCAGCGCGGATTCGCCCGAGGATCTCACCAAGGCATTCAAAGACATCCTGAATCGTATCGCCGAACGCCAGTCGACAGCCGCAGCATCTGGTAGTACTACGTCCGTCAGCGCCGACGATCCGTCCGACCCGTACAACCTGACTATCGTGAACCGGTCCTTCTTCCCTGAGTTCGACAGCTCGGACTGGAGCGGTGATGTTAAACGGCGGGATATTGAGCGAGGCCTAAACGGAACCTATGTACGTAAAGACGTATGGTCGGCAAAAGCCAAGCTAAACGCTACGGCTGAGAACGCTCGCAACATCCTTATGGCAGGCGGCGCTGCAGCAAGCGGGTTGCATAATTTTACCTACGACCATCTCACGAACGAACAACAGACGTTGTTCAACGTAAACCCGGATAGTGCCTCGGGGACCGTCGACAACCGCGGTGCGGCTCGCGTTTCCTATCTGCGTGGCAGCCGCACAGGTGAAGGTGTCGCCACTGCTGATTTCCGCCGGCGTGGGTCGGTTCTTGGCGATATCATCAACTCCACCCCAGTCGTCGTAGGCGCTCCGAGTTATATCCCTTACCTCGCTGATGATATCGATGGTGAAGATGGAGATTATCTTGCCTTTCGTGAGGCCAACAAGAATAGGCCTGAACTGGTTTACGTTGGTGGGAACGACGGCATGCTGCACGCGTTCCTCGCAGGCAAGACCGCAACGGACGAGAACGGAAACGAGACTGTGGTACACGAAGGCGGTAAAGAAGCCTTCGCCTTTGTTCCGAGTGTACTCATCGATAAACTTCCCAAGCTGACTGCGCAATCGTATAAAGGTGGTGCTCACCAGTTCTACGTCGATGGTTCGCCTGTGGTGCGTGACGTATATATCAATGGCACGTGGCGCACCGTTCTCATAGGTACGCTTCGTGCCGGCGGGAAGTCTGTTTTTGCCCTCGACATAACCAGCCCGGGAGAGGATGGTTCCGGCGTCAAGTTGCTTTGGGAAATCAGCGACCAGACAGAAGGCTATGCCAATCTGGGCTATACCTTCCCGCAGCCGGAAGTCGCACGTCTCCACACCGGCGAATGGGCCGTGCTGTTGGGCAATGGCTACGATAGCGCGAACGATGCCGCTTCGATGTTCATTATCGACGTTGCCGACGGTAGCCTAGTTCGCGAACTAGTGGTCGATAACGGTGAAAACACCGTCAATGGTCTTTCGGGCGTCCGTGGTGCTGATAACAACGGTGATGGCGTAGCTGACTATGCTTACGCCGGAGACCTCCGAGGCAACCTGTGGCGGTTCGACTTGTCGAGATCTGTGACTGAGGAAGAGGCAGACCCGTTCGATACCAGTGTACAGGGCACTGTTTCGGCCGGCAGTTTTGGAGTGTCTTACGGCGGACAGCCTCTCTATACGGCGAGATATCCTGCTGCGGCGGATGATCTAAGAATTCAGTCCATCACTGCTCCGCCCTCTCTCGTGCGACACCCGACTCGCCGCGGTTACCTGGTTATCTTCGGTACTGGCAAGTTCTTCGAGACAGATGACGCTGCGGGCGACATTGAGAAGGCGAATAGTGTCTATGCGATATGGGACAGAAACACGCGTGCAGAGTCGACGAGCACAGCTCCTACTCTGACTAGAGCGAGCCTGCAGCAGCAAACCATCGCCGCTGAACAAGTGAACACGTTCAGCAACTCAGATGGAGGATCGCAAACCTGGAATGTCCGGACGGTCAGCGAGAATCCGGTGCGCTGGTACGCAGACGGTACTACTCGTGCCGAAGAAGCGAACGATGCTAACGTCAGTAAGTGGGGCTGGTTTCTGGACCTGCGGGTACAAGGCCAGGCCTTGAAAGGTGAAATGATGTTGGACCGAATGCTTGCCCGGGGCACCTCGCTAATCTTCGGTACGCTCACGCCAAACGATGATCCATGCGCTGATGGCGCAAGCTATTGGGCTTACACGATCGATGCACGATCCGGAGCAAGAACGGTCCGACCTGCGCTCGATTTCAACGGCGATGGACGCTTTGACAGCGGAGACACCATCAGTAACGTACCGCCTTCCGGATACGGTACCGACTCGCCAATATCGTTGGGCAAGGACGGTACGATCATTTCAGCCGGTGGGCAGACTCAGTTCAACCCGTCGCCAGAGCTCCAAGGTCGTCAGAGCTGGCAAGTAGTCCCGTTGGATATCGCCAATGGCACCGAAGAAGATGCTGAGGAAGAACTATGA